One genomic segment of Brassica napus cultivar Da-Ae chromosome A3, Da-Ae, whole genome shotgun sequence includes these proteins:
- the LOC106438123 gene encoding guanylate-binding protein 4-like — protein MEISHGPFVFLLSLCLLLQTSLSIENFHQAFPIVEPDPNHTKLRLSREGLEAISRITTPIAAVAVIGPYRSGKSFLLNQLLSLSCYEGFGVGHMRDTKTKGIWVWGTPLELEIDGVKTSIIYLDTEGFESVGKSNVYDDRIFALATVMSSVLIYNLPETIREADISRLSFAVELAEEFYGRVKGQDVAFEPSKLLWLIQRDFLQGKSVKEMVDEALQHVPNEDGNKNIDQVNRIRDSLAIMGDNSTAFSLPQPHLMRTKLCDLKDEDLDSTYVARRDQLKKLVASILRPKIVQGKALNGKEFISFLEQILDALNKGEIPSTGSLVEVFNKDIVERCVKQYHERMVKLRLPMSEEHLQSAHETAHDEALKAFDAQHFGRQHAKKSVDQLDEQMKEVFKNFVLANEYQSSKLCEALYTKCEDDMDHLQSLRLPSMAKFNAGFVYCNQSFEHQCVGPSKQNYEQRLTKMMGKARSLFIKEYNNRLFNWLVAFSLVMVIVGRFIIKFILLEMAAWILFIFLETYTRMFWTAESLYYNPVWHFIVGTWETVVYSPVLDLDRWAIPIVCIIALCVLYWRCYGKRKHGSSWLLPMYNNQKNGRNRERSE, from the exons ATGGAGATTTCTCACGGGCCCTTTGTTTTCTTGTTGTCTCTCTGCCTCTTGCTGCAAACATCTCTCTCGATCGAGAATTTTCACCAAGC TTTTCCTATTGTGGAACCTGATCCGAATCATACGAAGCTTCGTCTTAGCAGAGAAGGTTTGGAAGCTATTAGCAGAATCACTACTCCTATCGCTGCTGTTGCG GTGATTGGCCCGTATCGTTCTGGAAAATCTTTTCTACTCAATCAACTTCTTTCCCTTTCCTGTTATGAAG GTTTTGGTGTTGGACACATGCGTGATACCAAAACAAAAG GAATTTGGGTTTGGGGAACGCCACTAGAGCTAGAGATCGACGGAGTAAAAACTTCCATTATTTACCTCGACACTGAAGGATTCGAAAGTGTTGGCAAGTCTAATGTTTATGACGATCG AATATTTGCTCTGGCAACGGTTATGAGTTCTGTGCTTATCTATAATCTGCCTGAAACT ATACGCGAAGCTGATATTTCTCGGCTCTCCTTTGCTGTTGAGTTAGCAGAAGAATTTTATGGAAG AGTAAAG GGACAAGATGTTGCTTTCGAACCTTCAAAGCTCCTTTGGCTTATCCAGCGTGATTTTCTGC AAGGAAAATCTGTGAAGGAAATGGTAGATGAAGCTCTCCAACACGTCCCTAATGAAGATG GTAACAAAAATATTGATCAG GTTAACCGGATCCGGGACTCCCTGGCTATTATGGGTGACAACAGCACAGCCTTTAGCTTACCGCAG CCCCACCTCATGAGGACAAAGCTGTGTGACCTGAAGGACGAGGACCTAGACTCTACCTATGTTGCAAGGCGTGATCAATTGAAAAAACTCGTTGCTAGTATTCTCCGCCCAAAGATAGTGCAGGGGAAAGCACTCAATGGAAAGGAATTTATTTCTTTCCTGGAACAG ATATTGGATGCGCTAAATAAAGGAGAGATCCCATCAACAGGGTCACTAGTTGAGGTTTTCAATAAAGATATCGTTGAGAGATGTGTGAAACAGTACCACGAGAGGATGGTAAAATTGCGGCTACCTATGTCGGAAGAACATCTCCAAAGTGCCCATGAAACGGCCCATGATGAAGCTTTAAAAGCATTTGATGCTCAACATTTTGGAAGACAGCATGCAAAGAAATCTGTGGATCAGTTGGATGAACAAATGAAGGAG gTATTCAAGAATTTTGTTCTTGCAAATGAGTACCAATCGTCAAAGCTCTGCGAGGCGCTATATACAAAGTGTGAAGATGATATGGACCACTTACAATCTCTCCGGCTCCCTTCCATGGCTAAGTTCAATGCAGGTTTCGTGTACTGCAACCAAAGTTTTGAACACCAATGTGTTGGTCCTTCGAAACAAAACTATGAACAAAGGTTAACCAAG ATGATGGGAAAGGCACGGTCTCTGTTCATCAAAGAATACAATAACAGACTGTTCAACTGGCTTGTTGCGTTCTCTCTTGTAATGGTGATTGTGGGACGGTTcataataaaattcattttattagaAATGGCGGCTTGGATACTCTTCATATTCTTGGAGACATACACAAGGATGTTTTGGACAGCAGAGTCTCTTTATTACAACCCAGTGTGGCATTTCATTGTTGGGACATGGGAAACTGTCGTGTATAGTCCCGTTCTCGACTTGGACAG ATGGGCGATTCCTATAGTCTGCATAATTGCATTGTGTGTGCTTTATTGGCGGTGTTATGGGAAGAGGAAACATGGGTCTAGTTGGCTTCTTCCGATGTACAACAACCAGAAGAATGGTCGGAACAGGGAACGGTCAGAGTAA
- the LOC106438120 gene encoding basic leucine zipper 25 isoform X2: MKSGFSADDPTDSFWLPPPPPSPPQSPGEGMTRSQSEWAFQMLLEEISSVPAGSSISSSSATDNAIGRSYPPQKPSRNGATSSFVEEIDPNHYQAVLKSKLELACAAVALRVSTVTPEGSSASSGIQNQVSPVGSQTQGSAVAQMSPAVSSVSDAPSFDTQRQRDIQSRLAASDSDDSDDEDPDGETVTTVNADPTNVKRARRMLSNRESARRSRRRKQEQMSGLDSQVGQLRGEHATMLKRLSEVTQKFSTAVVDNRILKADIETLRTKVKMAEDTVKRVTGMNPRLLAKPYSIPFDRTLMGTSQPNLNQTDMIPNQISENDSFASNSVVSLEAGCNAFEATSWICDKEAP, translated from the exons atgaagtctGGTTTCTCCGCCGATGATCCAACCGATTCCTTCTGGCTACCACCTCCACCGCCGTCTCCGCCTCAGTCTCCGGGAGAAGGTATGACGAGAAGCCAGTCGGAGTGGGCCTTCCAGATGCTTCTCGAAGAGATATCCTCCGTTCCCGCGGGGAGTTCCATCTCCTCATCTTCGGCGACAGACAACGCGATCGGACGGTCGTATCCTCCCCAG AAGCCGAGCCGTAACGGTGCTACGTCGTCGTTTGTTGAGGAGATCGATCCTAACCACTACCAAGCGGTTCTCAAGAGCAAGCTTGAACTCGCTTGCGCTGCTGTTGCGCTTCGT GTGTCTACTGTGACGCCGGAAGGTTCGAGTGCATCGTCTGGTATTCAAAATCAGGTTTCTCCGGTTGGATCTCAAACTCAAG GTTCTGCTGTGGCACAAATGTCGCCTGCTGTTTCATCTGTGAGTGATGCTCCCTCATTTGACACACAGAGACAACGAGATATTCAGTCCAGACTAGCTGCTAGTGATTCAGATGATTCTGATGACGAAGATCCTGATGGAGAGACTGTAACAACAGTGAATGCTGATCCTACCAATGTGAAGCGTGCTAGGAG GATGCTTTCAAACCGAGAGTCTGCAAGGCGCTCTAGAAGAAGAAAGCAAGAGCAAATGAGTGGACTTGATTCACAG GTTGGCCAATTACGTGGTGAGCATGCAACTATGCTTAAGCGTCTTAGTGAGGTCACTCAGAAGTTTAGCACCGCTGTTGTCGATAACAGAATCTTAAAAGCTGATATCGAGACATTGAGAACAAAG GTGAAGATGGCAGAGGACACTGTGAAAAGAGTGACAGGGATGAACCCTAGGCTTTTGGCAAAACCATACAGCATACCATTCGATAGGACACTGATGGGTACTTCACagccaaacttgaatcaaaccGACATGATTCCAAATCAAATATCAGAGAACGACAGTTTTGCAAGCAACTCGGTTGTTTCTTTGGAAGCCGGTTGCAATGCTTTTGAAGCCACAAGCTGGATTTGTGATAAG GAGGCGCCTTGA
- the LOC106438120 gene encoding basic leucine zipper 25 isoform X1, translating to MKSGFSADDPTDSFWLPPPPPSPPQSPGEGMTRSQSEWAFQMLLEEISSVPAGSSISSSSATDNAIGRSYPPQVRSESSVSRTEEASSNVVVMQKPSRNGATSSFVEEIDPNHYQAVLKSKLELACAAVALRVSTVTPEGSSASSGIQNQVSPVGSQTQGSAVAQMSPAVSSVSDAPSFDTQRQRDIQSRLAASDSDDSDDEDPDGETVTTVNADPTNVKRARRMLSNRESARRSRRRKQEQMSGLDSQVGQLRGEHATMLKRLSEVTQKFSTAVVDNRILKADIETLRTKVKMAEDTVKRVTGMNPRLLAKPYSIPFDRTLMGTSQPNLNQTDMIPNQISENDSFASNSVVSLEAGCNAFEATSWICDKEAP from the exons atgaagtctGGTTTCTCCGCCGATGATCCAACCGATTCCTTCTGGCTACCACCTCCACCGCCGTCTCCGCCTCAGTCTCCGGGAGAAGGTATGACGAGAAGCCAGTCGGAGTGGGCCTTCCAGATGCTTCTCGAAGAGATATCCTCCGTTCCCGCGGGGAGTTCCATCTCCTCATCTTCGGCGACAGACAACGCGATCGGACGGTCGTATCCTCCCCAGGTTCGATCTGAGTCGTCCGTTTCTCGAACTGAAGAAGCTTCTTCTAACGTCGTCGTGATGCAGAAGCCGAGCCGTAACGGTGCTACGTCGTCGTTTGTTGAGGAGATCGATCCTAACCACTACCAAGCGGTTCTCAAGAGCAAGCTTGAACTCGCTTGCGCTGCTGTTGCGCTTCGT GTGTCTACTGTGACGCCGGAAGGTTCGAGTGCATCGTCTGGTATTCAAAATCAGGTTTCTCCGGTTGGATCTCAAACTCAAG GTTCTGCTGTGGCACAAATGTCGCCTGCTGTTTCATCTGTGAGTGATGCTCCCTCATTTGACACACAGAGACAACGAGATATTCAGTCCAGACTAGCTGCTAGTGATTCAGATGATTCTGATGACGAAGATCCTGATGGAGAGACTGTAACAACAGTGAATGCTGATCCTACCAATGTGAAGCGTGCTAGGAG GATGCTTTCAAACCGAGAGTCTGCAAGGCGCTCTAGAAGAAGAAAGCAAGAGCAAATGAGTGGACTTGATTCACAG GTTGGCCAATTACGTGGTGAGCATGCAACTATGCTTAAGCGTCTTAGTGAGGTCACTCAGAAGTTTAGCACCGCTGTTGTCGATAACAGAATCTTAAAAGCTGATATCGAGACATTGAGAACAAAG GTGAAGATGGCAGAGGACACTGTGAAAAGAGTGACAGGGATGAACCCTAGGCTTTTGGCAAAACCATACAGCATACCATTCGATAGGACACTGATGGGTACTTCACagccaaacttgaatcaaaccGACATGATTCCAAATCAAATATCAGAGAACGACAGTTTTGCAAGCAACTCGGTTGTTTCTTTGGAAGCCGGTTGCAATGCTTTTGAAGCCACAAGCTGGATTTGTGATAAG GAGGCGCCTTGA
- the LOC106438122 gene encoding nuclear transcription factor Y subunit B-1 isoform X3, producing MANTATSPGGDGGESGGSVREQDRYLPIANISRIMKKALPPNGKIGKDAKDTVQECVSEFISFITSEASDKCQKEKRKTVNGEDLLWAMSTLGFEDYLEPLKVYLARYREGDNKGSGKSGDSNNRDAAGGVSGEELPSW from the exons ATGGCGAATACGGCTACGAGCCCCGGCGGAGATGGCGGAGAAAGCGGCGGTTCGGTTAGGGAGCAGGACAGATACCTACCAATAGCGAATATAAGCAGGATCATGAAGAAGGCGTTGCCTCCCAACGGAAAGATTGGGAAAGATGCTAAAGACACTGTCCAAGAATGCGTCTCTGagttcatcagcttcatcaccAGCGa GGCAAGTGATAAGTGCCagaaagagaaaaggaaaactgTGAATGGTGAGGATTTGTTGTGGGCAATGTCAACATTAGGATTTGAGGATTACTTGGAACCCTTAAAGGTATACCTTGCGAGGTACAGAGAG GGGGATAATAAGGGCTCAGGAAAGAGCGGGGATAGTAACAACAGAGATGCAGCTGGGGGTGTTTCTGGTGAAGAGTTGCCG AGCTGGTGA
- the LOC106438122 gene encoding nuclear transcription factor Y subunit B-1 isoform X4, with the protein MANTATSPGGDGGESGGSVREQDRYLPIANISRIMKKALPPNGKIGKDAKDTVQECVSEFISFITSEASDKCQKEKRKTVNGEDLLWAMSTLGFEDYLEPLKVYLARYREGDNKGSGKSGDSNNRDAAGGVSGEELPVV; encoded by the exons ATGGCGAATACGGCTACGAGCCCCGGCGGAGATGGCGGAGAAAGCGGCGGTTCGGTTAGGGAGCAGGACAGATACCTACCAATAGCGAATATAAGCAGGATCATGAAGAAGGCGTTGCCTCCCAACGGAAAGATTGGGAAAGATGCTAAAGACACTGTCCAAGAATGCGTCTCTGagttcatcagcttcatcaccAGCGa GGCAAGTGATAAGTGCCagaaagagaaaaggaaaactgTGAATGGTGAGGATTTGTTGTGGGCAATGTCAACATTAGGATTTGAGGATTACTTGGAACCCTTAAAGGTATACCTTGCGAGGTACAGAGAG GGGGATAATAAGGGCTCAGGAAAGAGCGGGGATAGTAACAACAGAGATGCAGCTGGGGGTGTTTCTGGTGAAGAGTTGCCGGTAGTATAG
- the LOC106438122 gene encoding nuclear transcription factor Y subunit B-1 isoform X1, with protein sequence MANTATSPGGDGGESGGSVREQDRYLPIANISRIMKKALPPNGKIGKDAKDTVQECVSEFISFITSEASDKCQKEKRKTVNGEDLLWAMSTLGFEDYLEPLKVYLARYRELEGDNKGSGKSGDSNNRDAAGGVSGEELPSW encoded by the exons ATGGCGAATACGGCTACGAGCCCCGGCGGAGATGGCGGAGAAAGCGGCGGTTCGGTTAGGGAGCAGGACAGATACCTACCAATAGCGAATATAAGCAGGATCATGAAGAAGGCGTTGCCTCCCAACGGAAAGATTGGGAAAGATGCTAAAGACACTGTCCAAGAATGCGTCTCTGagttcatcagcttcatcaccAGCGa GGCAAGTGATAAGTGCCagaaagagaaaaggaaaactgTGAATGGTGAGGATTTGTTGTGGGCAATGTCAACATTAGGATTTGAGGATTACTTGGAACCCTTAAAGGTATACCTTGCGAGGTACAGAGAG TTGGAG GGGGATAATAAGGGCTCAGGAAAGAGCGGGGATAGTAACAACAGAGATGCAGCTGGGGGTGTTTCTGGTGAAGAGTTGCCG AGCTGGTGA
- the LOC106438122 gene encoding nuclear transcription factor Y subunit B-1 isoform X2, with protein sequence MANTATSPGGDGGESGGSVREQDRYLPIANISRIMKKALPPNGKIGKDAKDTVQECVSEFISFITSEASDKCQKEKRKTVNGEDLLWAMSTLGFEDYLEPLKVYLARYRELEGDNKGSGKSGDSNNRDAAGGVSGEELPVV encoded by the exons ATGGCGAATACGGCTACGAGCCCCGGCGGAGATGGCGGAGAAAGCGGCGGTTCGGTTAGGGAGCAGGACAGATACCTACCAATAGCGAATATAAGCAGGATCATGAAGAAGGCGTTGCCTCCCAACGGAAAGATTGGGAAAGATGCTAAAGACACTGTCCAAGAATGCGTCTCTGagttcatcagcttcatcaccAGCGa GGCAAGTGATAAGTGCCagaaagagaaaaggaaaactgTGAATGGTGAGGATTTGTTGTGGGCAATGTCAACATTAGGATTTGAGGATTACTTGGAACCCTTAAAGGTATACCTTGCGAGGTACAGAGAG TTGGAG GGGGATAATAAGGGCTCAGGAAAGAGCGGGGATAGTAACAACAGAGATGCAGCTGGGGGTGTTTCTGGTGAAGAGTTGCCGGTAGTATAG
- the LOC106441879 gene encoding uncharacterized protein LOC106441879 produces the protein MLKSRKNNFQICRSFKLSPMVRPLCYFLSVSNFCSSKNQESQKHNMDSQEAGSSLTTTLICLSPIENRFFHKLIMFLKHSLSLALAAREKVDFSQLVRDKESEWNHRRSLAWDSAFFTTPGVLDHEELFGSLKLGENEIDVNQKKDSIKKTLLPCVSSDIATRPSFAWDNAFLTEPGVLDAEELSLVNNGFTSNTQPRNSADSMTTTTEGSRLSVSSIELDLFNDLRASLSNMKETRAQEIQRKLPDGNKRAKWYKLKSQRLSLIPQPKAYTPSSSSSLSSSVSKSLTPRQAKPEKKVVASELGHKGSKSITRSSYSGYKGKDLASSSSGLRLPLPKMGFFDSENEGDKENKEPNASANTRRRHKSKLGTLSPKETPNVLGQHKTRK, from the exons ATGCTTAAATCACGCAAAAACAATTTTCAAATTTGTCGCTCCTTTAAATTATCTCCCATGGTAAGGCCTCTTTGTTACTTTTTATCGGTTTCCAATTTCTGTTCTTCAAAAAATCAAGAATCTCAAAAGCACAATATGGATTCTCAAGAAGCAGGTTCATCATTGACTACTACACTCATTTGTTTATCTCCTATCGAAAATCGCTTTTTTCATAAGTTGATCATGTTTTTGAAACATTCTCTCTCACTTGCATTAGCAGCAAGAGAAAAGGTTGATTTCTCGCAGCTAGTAAGAGATAAAGAGAGTGAATGGAATCATCGGAGAAGCTTGGCATGGGACTCAGCCTTCTTCACTACCCCTG gAGTATTGGATCATGAAGAGTTGTTTGGGAGCTTAAAACTTGGTGAGAATGAGATTGACGTAAATCAGAAGAAGGACTCCATCAAGAAGACACTTCTTCCATGTGTTTCTTCTGACATCGCTACTCGTCCAAGTTTTGCATGGGACAATGCGTTTTTAACCGAGCCAG GTGTTCTTGATGCGGAGGAATTGTCGCTAGTGAACAATGGTTTCACAAGTAACACACAGCCTCGTAACTCTGCTGATTCCATGACTACAACAACTGAAGGAAGCAGATTATCTGTGTCGAGCATTGAGCTTGATCTGTTTAACGACCTGAGAGCCTCTTTAAGTAATATGAAGGAGACGAGAGCTCAAGAGATCCAACGCAAGTTACCAGATGGTAACAAG AGAGCTAAGTGGTACAAACTGAAAAGTCAACGTTTGAGTCTCATTCCTCAACCAAAAGCGTAtactccttcttcttcatcgtcaTTGTCATCTTCAGTCTCCAAATCTTTGACTCCTCGTCAAGCTAAACCTGAGAAGAAAGTTGTTGCAAGTGAACTCG GGCATAAGGGATCAAAATCTATCACACGATCATCTTATTCTGGATATAAAGGGAAGGATTTGGCATCATCATCCTCTGGTCTGAGGTTACCCTTGCCAAAGATGGGTTTCTTCGACTCG GAGAACGAGGGagataaagaaaacaaagaaccAAATGCTTCTGCAAACACAAGAAGAAGACACAAGTCGAAACTCGGAACGCTTTCTCCAAAAGAAACCCCTAACGTTTTGGGCCAACACAAGACTCGAAAGTGA
- the LOC106443592 gene encoding low temperature-induced protein lt101.2, whose translation MGSETFLEVILAILLPPVGVFLRYGCGVEFWICLLLTLLGYIPGIIYAIYVLVG comes from the exons ATGGGTTCAGAGACTTTCCTGGAAGTGATTCTGGCGATTCTTCTGCCTCCAGTCGGCGTTTTCCTCCGATATGGTTGTGGG GTAGAGTTTTGGATATGTTTGTTGTTGACTTTGTTGGGTTACATCCCTGGGATCATCTATGCTATCTACGTTCTTGTGGGATGA